TCTTGATGAGCCGACGAACTTTCAACGCCTTCAGATAGTATGCATCTTTGTAGCCGCTCGAAAGTGCATAGGTGCCGAGCATGATCCGGCGCTGCACTTCTTTGCCAAATCCTTCTCCACGCGATCGGCTATAAGTGCCGATGAGGTCAGCCTTTTCGGCCGTGCGATAGCCGTAGTGCATCCCTTCGTAGCGTGCCAGGTTGCTCGATGCTTCCGCGGTCGCAACCAGATAATACACCGCGACAGCATACGGACTATGCGGCAACGAAACTTCGACGATCTTCGCGCCGAGCTTTTCGTATTCCTTCAACGCAAGTCGAACTGCTGTTTCGACTTCCGGATCCAACCCTTCGCTGAAATATTCCTTCGCCACACCAATCGTCAGCGGGCGAATCGGGTCGTTGAGCGTCTTGGTATATTCGGGAACAGGCTGATCCACACTCGTCGAATCGTGCGAATCATGTCCACTGATGACTTCCATCAGCAGAGCGGCATCGGTGACATCGTGCGTGAACGGCCCGACTTGATCCAACGAACTCGCAAACGCAATCAGACCATAGCGCGAGACGCGGCCATACGTCGGTTTGATGCCGACGATTCCGCACAAACTCGCAGGCTGACGAATCGAGCCGCCAGTGTCGGTCCCCAACGAAGCGGGAACCTCACACGCCGCGACGCAAGCTGCGGAGCCACCAGAACTTCCGCCCGGAATGCGTTCGAGATCCCACGGG
This DNA window, taken from Tuwongella immobilis, encodes the following:
- the gatA gene encoding Asp-tRNA(Asn)/Glu-tRNA(Gln) amidotransferase subunit GatA, producing the protein MKLIERTVADLVRMQSAGEITSEALTQAFLDAVAARDGRIQAFLHLDRDGILAAARNVDARRQRGEPLGKLAGVPIAIKDVLCVQGQPATCGSKMLQHFVPPYDATVVARLKQADAILFGKTNMDEFAMGSSTENSAYQTTKNPWDLERIPGGSSGGSAACVAACEVPASLGTDTGGSIRQPASLCGIVGIKPTYGRVSRYGLIAFASSLDQVGPFTHDVTDAALLMEVISGHDSHDSTSVDQPVPEYTKTLNDPIRPLTIGVAKEYFSEGLDPEVETAVRLALKEYEKLGAKIVEVSLPHSPYAVAVYYLVATAEASSNLARYEGMHYGYRTAEKADLIGTYSRSRGEGFGKEVQRRIMLGTYALSSGYKDAYYLKALKVRRLIKNDFDTAFAQCDVVLGPTAPTAAFKMGEKTDNPLAMYLSDIYTISCNLAGIAGISIPCGFTQSGLPIGLQILAAPFEEEKMLRVARMYEAATDWHLRRPTL